In Robbsia sp. KACC 23696, a single window of DNA contains:
- a CDS encoding LysE family translocator — translation MSTSLFSTHLLVAYSAYFVGTASPGPSNLAIMSIAATRGRKAAMAFALGVISGSMFWAVLAAVGLSAVLAAWAPMIVALKLLGGAYLLYLSYKSARSALKKGKAGQVDGNRGESVLRLYGRGASMHLTNPKALLVWTSIVTLSASDQGAPIASVIPGCVVIGFAVFGSYALIFSADNARRLYARARRGLEWALAGVFGLAGISLLASSTR, via the coding sequence ATGTCTACCTCTCTCTTTTCCACGCATCTGCTGGTTGCGTACTCGGCATATTTCGTCGGTACCGCGAGTCCCGGCCCGAGTAATCTGGCCATCATGTCGATTGCCGCGACGCGGGGTCGAAAGGCGGCAATGGCGTTCGCGCTGGGGGTGATATCCGGCTCGATGTTCTGGGCCGTACTCGCGGCCGTGGGTCTGTCGGCGGTGCTTGCCGCGTGGGCGCCGATGATCGTGGCGCTCAAGCTCTTAGGCGGTGCTTATCTGCTCTATCTTTCCTATAAATCGGCACGATCGGCACTGAAAAAAGGGAAAGCAGGGCAGGTAGACGGCAATCGCGGAGAGTCGGTCCTTAGACTATATGGGCGCGGTGCATCGATGCATCTCACGAATCCGAAAGCGCTGCTGGTGTGGACGTCGATCGTCACGCTGTCGGCGTCGGACCAGGGGGCGCCTATCGCATCGGTCATCCCTGGCTGTGTGGTGATCGGCTTTGCCGTGTTTGGCAGCTATGCCTTGATCTTTTCGGCGGACAATGCGAGGCGATTGTACGCGCGTGCACGGCGCGGGTTGGAGTGGGCACTCGCTGGGGTGTTCGGACTGGCCGGCATCAGCCTGCTGGCATCGTCGACGCGATAA
- a CDS encoding phospholipase C, phosphocholine-specific yields the protein MTSTTRRDFIRMTLQAGGVAGALGVLPPGLRQALAIPANNRTGTLRDVEHIVILMQENRSFDHYFGTLRGVRGYGDPRAITLPSGKRVWHQPGLAGVGEVLPFRPDAPDLGLTFIQDLPHDWTTTHNAWNGGRYDQWVSNKGTTTMAHMQRSDIPYHYALADAFTICDAYHCAIMSQTDPNRFYMWSGYVGNDGVGGGPVLDNSEVGYGWSTFPEMLETAGVSWKIYQDRGIGLDKSGSWGWTQDAFIGNYGDNSLLYFTQYQNAQPGTPLYEKARTGTNAANGDGYFDILKRDVANDSLPQVSWIVAPEAFSEHPNWPANYGAWYIDQVLQVLTANPEVWSKTVLLINYDENDGFFDHMVAPSPPTDSAHGASTVSLENELFAGNATYAAGPYGLGPRVPMLVVSPWSKGGYVCSQVFDHTSVIRFIAARFGQNGNLDSPNISPWRRAISGDLTSAFDFRTPNTDRPALPGTAAYVPADKVRHADYVPVVPLAQSVPKQEDGVRRARALPYSFVVQMRGAGARADTMSLELRNTGAEGAVFQCYSHDGVTAPSSYTVGARSRLQADVAINAAGAYDVSVLGPNGFWRRFSGVTAAIATTAYAGHRHVLPEVYEQEDDNGIALKLENRGEAACTFKIVRRRVRGNALVKEDQTQQVRGGDAATVRIDLGDQHGWYDLSVTVEEASGFARHLAGHVENGRDSWSDPALGV from the coding sequence ATGACAAGCACTACGCGCCGCGATTTCATTCGCATGACCTTGCAGGCCGGCGGCGTTGCCGGCGCGCTCGGCGTCCTTCCGCCGGGGCTGCGACAAGCCCTGGCCATTCCCGCGAACAACCGCACCGGCACATTGCGCGATGTCGAACACATCGTGATCCTGATGCAGGAGAACCGCTCGTTCGATCATTACTTCGGGACCCTGCGCGGCGTGCGCGGCTATGGCGATCCCCGCGCGATCACCTTGCCGAGCGGCAAGCGCGTCTGGCATCAGCCGGGCCTGGCAGGCGTGGGTGAAGTGTTGCCGTTCCGTCCCGATGCGCCCGACCTCGGGCTGACGTTCATCCAGGATTTGCCGCACGATTGGACGACCACGCATAACGCGTGGAATGGCGGGCGCTACGATCAATGGGTGTCGAACAAGGGCACGACGACGATGGCGCATATGCAGCGCAGTGATATTCCCTATCACTACGCACTAGCCGATGCGTTCACGATCTGCGACGCCTATCATTGCGCGATCATGTCGCAGACCGATCCGAATCGTTTCTACATGTGGTCCGGCTATGTCGGCAACGACGGCGTCGGCGGTGGCCCCGTGCTGGACAATAGTGAAGTCGGTTATGGCTGGTCGACGTTCCCGGAAATGCTGGAAACGGCCGGCGTGAGCTGGAAGATTTATCAGGACCGGGGTATCGGCCTGGATAAGAGCGGCAGTTGGGGATGGACGCAGGACGCGTTTATCGGCAACTACGGCGACAACTCGCTGTTGTACTTCACGCAATATCAAAATGCACAGCCGGGCACGCCGCTTTACGAGAAAGCGCGCACCGGCACGAATGCCGCCAATGGCGACGGCTATTTCGATATTCTCAAGCGCGACGTCGCCAACGACAGCTTGCCGCAGGTGTCGTGGATCGTCGCACCGGAAGCATTTTCGGAACATCCCAATTGGCCGGCTAATTACGGTGCCTGGTATATCGATCAAGTGCTGCAAGTACTGACGGCGAATCCGGAGGTCTGGAGCAAAACGGTCCTGCTGATCAATTATGACGAAAACGACGGTTTCTTCGACCACATGGTGGCGCCGTCGCCGCCGACCGATAGCGCACATGGCGCGTCCACGGTGTCCTTGGAGAACGAGCTGTTTGCCGGTAACGCGACCTATGCGGCAGGCCCATACGGGCTTGGACCGCGCGTGCCGATGCTCGTCGTGTCGCCCTGGTCGAAGGGCGGCTATGTCTGCTCGCAAGTGTTCGATCACACCTCGGTGATACGTTTCATCGCGGCGCGTTTCGGTCAGAACGGCAATCTGGACTCGCCGAATATTTCACCGTGGCGTCGCGCGATTTCGGGCGATCTCACCAGTGCGTTCGATTTCCGTACGCCGAATACCGATCGCCCGGCGCTGCCTGGCACCGCTGCCTATGTGCCAGCCGATAAAGTGCGACACGCGGACTATGTTCCGGTCGTGCCGCTGGCGCAAAGCGTGCCGAAGCAGGAGGACGGCGTGCGCCGCGCGCGGGCATTGCCCTATTCCTTCGTGGTACAGATGCGCGGTGCCGGTGCGCGTGCCGACACGATGTCGCTGGAGTTGCGAAACACGGGCGCGGAAGGTGCGGTGTTCCAATGTTATTCGCACGACGGCGTTACCGCGCCATCAAGCTATACGGTGGGCGCCCGAAGTCGCTTGCAAGCAGATGTCGCGATCAACGCCGCGGGCGCATACGATGTCAGCGTCCTCGGTCCGAATGGATTCTGGCGCCGCTTTAGCGGTGTGACCGCCGCGATCGCGACGACGGCCTATGCGGGCCACCGCCACGTATTGCCGGAGGTGTACGAGCAGGAAGACGACAACGGCATCGCGCTAAAATTGGAGAACCGGGGCGAAGCGGCGTGCACTTTCAAGATCGTTCGCCGACGGGTCCGCGGCAATGCCCTCGTCAAAGAAGACCAAACGCAGCAGGTGCGCGGGGGCGACGCGGCCACCGTACGGATCGATCTTGGCGATCAGCACGGTTGGTACGATCTGAGCGTGACGGTCGAGGAAGCGTCGGGCTTCGCGCGTCACTTGGCCGGGCACGTGGAGAATGGCCGAGACAGCTGGAGCGACCCGGCCCTGGGCGTATAG
- a CDS encoding CreA family protein, producing MDARWSIIAGIAVLAMTSAQVARAEEIASVNTNFHLTGSDRVSVEAYDDPDVKGVTCYVSRARKGGVKGTLGIAEDPTEASIACRQVGPITISGPLKQKDTIFSDRLSFIFKTLHVVRIVDQKRNTLVYLTYSDRIVSGSAKNAVTAVPLPEGTTATVK from the coding sequence ATGGATGCACGTTGGAGCATTATTGCAGGGATCGCCGTCTTGGCAATGACATCGGCGCAGGTCGCACGCGCCGAGGAGATTGCGAGTGTCAACACGAATTTCCATTTGACCGGCTCGGACCGGGTCTCCGTGGAAGCGTACGACGATCCCGACGTCAAAGGCGTCACGTGCTATGTGTCGCGGGCGCGCAAAGGCGGCGTCAAGGGTACGCTCGGCATCGCCGAGGATCCGACCGAAGCATCGATTGCCTGCCGTCAGGTCGGCCCGATCACGATCTCCGGACCGTTAAAGCAGAAGGACACGATCTTTTCGGATCGTCTTTCCTTTATTTTTAAAACACTGCACGTCGTCCGCATCGTCGATCAGAAGCGAAATACCTTGGTCTACCTGACGTATAGCGATCGTATCGTCAGCGGCAGCGCCAAGAACGCAGTGACTGCCGTACCGTTGCCCGAAGGCACGACGGCAACGGTGAAGTAG
- a CDS encoding LysR family transcriptional regulator, with amino-acid sequence MMNPHWLRSFVALVETGGFTRAARQLDLTQAAISQHMRHLEQAFGPLLIRRPRQIELTPAGMALLAYCQELEQIDKRLKVRLSDATADSGDISVISPGSVGLALYAALLALQEAHRGLVIRHRFAPDSEVLDAVLRKQYELGFVTMKPDDPRLKAVSFAEEALELVVPAGTTVTRWEDLDRLGFIDHPDGQAMATRLLMRRFPANPGIRSVHCHGFINQITLILEPVARGLGFTVIPRHAREAFARPEAITVIDGDPGVVDTLWLVYRAEWPLSARAAWVLEKLRQSKSFP; translated from the coding sequence ATGATGAACCCGCATTGGCTCCGATCGTTCGTCGCGCTGGTCGAGACCGGTGGTTTCACCCGTGCGGCGCGGCAGCTGGATCTGACACAAGCGGCGATCAGCCAACATATGCGGCATCTGGAGCAGGCATTCGGCCCGCTATTGATTCGCCGTCCCCGTCAGATCGAGCTGACACCGGCGGGTATGGCCTTGCTCGCTTACTGCCAGGAACTCGAGCAGATCGATAAGCGATTGAAAGTGCGCCTCTCGGACGCGACGGCGGACAGCGGCGACATCAGCGTGATTTCCCCTGGCAGCGTGGGTCTGGCGCTTTACGCGGCATTGCTCGCCTTACAGGAAGCGCATCGCGGCCTCGTTATCCGCCATCGATTCGCGCCCGACTCGGAAGTCTTGGACGCCGTGCTGCGAAAGCAATACGAGTTGGGTTTCGTCACCATGAAACCGGATGATCCTCGGCTCAAGGCCGTGTCGTTTGCCGAGGAAGCGCTGGAACTGGTCGTGCCGGCAGGCACGACGGTGACACGGTGGGAGGATCTCGACCGGCTGGGCTTCATCGATCATCCGGATGGGCAGGCAATGGCAACACGGTTGCTGATGCGGCGCTTCCCCGCGAACCCGGGTATCCGCAGCGTGCATTGTCACGGCTTTATCAATCAGATCACATTGATCCTGGAGCCGGTTGCGCGCGGCTTGGGTTTTACGGTGATCCCGCGACATGCGCGCGAGGCGTTCGCGCGACCCGAAGCGATAACGGTCATCGACGGCGATCCTGGCGTGGTCGATACGCTGTGGTTAGTGTATCGCGCGGAATGGCCGCTATCGGCGCGGGCCGCGTGGGTGCTGGAAAAACTTCGACAGTCGAAGTCGTTTCCCTGA
- a CDS encoding lactoylglutathione lyase family protein, whose protein sequence is MLQPYPRSFSHIGLSVTDLDAAVKFYTEVMGWYLIMPPTTITEDDSAIGVMCTDVFGANWQSFRIAHLSTGDRVGVEIFEFRGAEKRENNFEYWKNGIFHFCVQDPDVEGLAAKIVAAGGKQRMPVREYFPGEKPYRMVYMEDPFGNILEIYSHSYELTYAAGAYQGG, encoded by the coding sequence ATGCTACAACCCTATCCGCGCAGTTTTTCGCATATCGGCCTATCGGTAACGGATCTCGATGCCGCCGTGAAGTTTTACACCGAAGTGATGGGTTGGTATCTGATCATGCCACCTACCACGATCACCGAGGACGACAGCGCCATCGGCGTGATGTGCACGGACGTGTTCGGCGCCAACTGGCAGTCGTTCCGCATTGCGCACCTGTCCACCGGCGATCGCGTGGGCGTGGAAATCTTCGAGTTTCGCGGTGCCGAAAAACGCGAGAACAACTTCGAGTATTGGAAGAACGGGATTTTCCACTTCTGCGTCCAGGATCCCGACGTTGAGGGCCTGGCCGCAAAGATCGTTGCCGCCGGCGGCAAACAACGGATGCCGGTACGCGAGTATTTCCCCGGCGAAAAGCCGTATCGCATGGTCTATATGGAAGACCCGTTCGGCAACATCCTGGAAATCTACAGCCACAGCTATGAGCTGACGTATGCGGCCGGTGCATATCAAGGCGGTTGA
- a CDS encoding class I SAM-dependent methyltransferase: MPTPIDMLLDRLHTQSNAESVQRARARFNGTDHEFSAIVEHYFALSPSLRQRFLSEHGVLLADDTTSMQGTPMSLAISAEMGRFLRNMVLAQRGSRILELGSSYGVSTLYLADAVRSLGSGKVIATERDPRKCAGLRENLDMAGLTDYVDLREGDIFDTVLDLHGSFDIIFIDAWADAYLPLFQQIERLLSPGTIVLTDNMYSAEETVAGYRDYLHHHPRLSSSTMDFASGVEFTVVVR, translated from the coding sequence ATGCCAACGCCTATCGATATGTTACTTGACCGGCTCCATACGCAAAGCAACGCCGAATCCGTGCAGCGCGCCCGAGCGCGGTTCAACGGCACCGACCACGAATTTTCCGCGATCGTGGAACACTACTTCGCCTTGTCTCCCAGCCTCCGCCAGCGCTTTTTATCGGAACACGGGGTGCTGCTGGCGGACGACACGACGTCGATGCAAGGCACGCCGATGTCCTTGGCGATCTCGGCCGAGATGGGGCGTTTCCTGCGCAATATGGTTTTGGCGCAGCGCGGCTCCCGCATTCTGGAACTCGGCAGTTCGTACGGGGTCTCGACACTTTACCTGGCCGACGCCGTTCGCTCGCTGGGCAGCGGCAAGGTCATCGCAACGGAACGCGATCCGCGAAAGTGTGCGGGCTTGCGCGAGAACCTCGATATGGCCGGACTGACCGACTATGTCGATCTTCGCGAAGGGGACATCTTCGACACGGTGCTCGATCTTCACGGCAGCTTCGACATCATCTTCATCGATGCCTGGGCGGACGCCTATCTACCGCTGTTTCAGCAAATCGAGCGTCTGCTCAGCCCCGGGACAATTGTGCTGACCGATAATATGTACAGCGCCGAAGAGACCGTCGCGGGCTACCGCGACTACCTCCATCACCATCCTCGGCTTTCGAGCTCGACGATGGACTTTGCGTCGGGCGTCGAGTTTACCGTGGTGGTCCGCTAA